From Triticum aestivum cultivar Chinese Spring chromosome 4A, IWGSC CS RefSeq v2.1, whole genome shotgun sequence, a single genomic window includes:
- the LOC123085322 gene encoding uncharacterized protein isoform X1: MEGLPRAFTVMEISSHEPSEAEILIGHEDDTELTPCEGMQFESEDAARDFYSLYARHAGFRIRISRYTRSRHDNSIISRRIVCSKEGFHETRNCEGLHPDQKQQERTGTRVGCKAMIMIKKIDPGKWVVTKFVKTHNHGSVPPRKLDIRSAHQDLNPVEKPHSTEEDSVEEPAEGMEFDSEEAAKLFYINYARLNGFRARISRYCRSRRDNSIISRQIVCSKEGFREVRAKKEITDEGKTKRPRMITRVGCKAMIVVKKMNSGKWMVSKFEKEHNHSLLSSKQAPSTSNITSGENAEFAAKSSDPDEVKVEEYSAGIQCNSTDSLTVLYNQLCQEAIKFAKEGSVTEEIYHVAMSALKEAAEKVAQVKSCHPIMPHRGVSGSESKHKVVQMKTMSASQCSDVAKQKTTPSQLTVFQESVSKLMFIPTNLLTDSGLANSDSNHPSLCAFTSSGRQCGHGSECSYLHAENRKEDCPEKYQNSTSSRATQGNHSTYHGHSEETTVAIPAIPLTLHMPLPRNSPGASADGQYKLLAAPIEAVPISYRPAEPIRQPKRSFCNLGPLPGVMSELTRQEKGPHPLVHATALACGARVVPVEEAASLIKAIESKIRSGGAKIARLPSSRLTRLVPEAISMSSSSEDGEENDHSEPPAVNVEGYCHDDQISEEMKLQGEASELETDFENCSGHENHDTADC, from the exons ATGGAAG GACTTCCCAGAGCCTTTACTGTTATGGAGATTTCATCACATGAACCATCAGAAGCAGAAATTTTAATTGGACATGAAGATGACACAGAATTGACACCTTGCGAAGGTATGCAATTTGAGTCTGAAGATGCTGCAAGGGATTTTTACAGCTTGTATGCGAGACATGCAGGTTTTCGAATTCGGATCAGCAGGTATACCCGCTCCAGACATGATAATTCAATCATTTCTCGTCGTATTGTATGCTCAAAGGAGGGATTTCATGAAACACGTAACTGTGAAGGCCTCCACCCTGACCAAAAACAGCAAGAACGGACAGGTACTAGAGTTGGTTGCAAGGCTATGataatgataaaaaaaattgatcCTGGCAAATGGGTAGTTACTAAATTTGTGAAAACCCATAATCATGGATCAGTTCCACCAAGAAAACTTGATATTAGGTCAGCACATCAGGACCTTAATCCAGTTGAAAAGCCACATTCTACCGAGGAAGACTCTGTTGAGGAACCGGCTGAGGGAATGGAATTTGATTCTGAAGAAGCCGCGAAATTGTTCTATATAAATTATGCGAGGCTTAATGGTTTCCGTGCGCGTATTAGCAGGTATTGCCGTTCAAGACGTGATAATTCAATCATTTCTCGCCAGATTGTGTGCTCCAAGGAAGGCTTCCGTGAAGTTCGAGCCAAGAAAGAGATCACAGACGAAGGGAAAACGAAGCGCCCAAGAATGATAACCAGAGTTGGTTGCAAAGCTATGATTGTAGTGAAAAAGATGAACTCTGGAAAATGGATGGTATCTAAATTTGAGAAGGAGCATAATCATTCGTTGTTATCTTCTAAACAGGCCCCTAGTACATCGAACATTACTTCTGGAGAAAATGCTGAATTTGCTGCAAAGAGTTCAGATCCTGATGAAGTGAAGGTTGAGGAATACAGTGCAGGGATTCAATGTAATTCTACAGATTCACTCACTGTACTTTACAACCAATTATGTCAGGAGGCTATAAAATTTGCGAAAGAAGGATCAGTCACAGAAGAAATTTACCATGTGGCGATGTCTGCCTTGAAAGAGGCAGCAGAGAAGGTTGCTCAAGTCAAAAGTTGTCATCCAATAATGCCGCACCGTGGAGTTTCTGGTAGTGAAAGTAAACATAAGGTCGTACAGATGAAAACTATGAGTGCTTCGCAATGTTCAGATGTGGCCAAACAGAAAACAACACCTTCGCAGCTCACGGTGTTTCAAGAGTCTGTGTCCAAACTAATGTTCATTCCTACCAACCTGTTGACTGATTCCGGCTTAGCTAATTCTGATAGCAATCATCCGTCATTGTGTGCTTTCACCTCAAGTG GGAGACAATGCGGGCATGGATCAGAATGTTCCTATTTGCATGCTGAGAACAGAAAGGAGGACTGTCCTGAGAAATATCAG AATAGCACTTCGAGTCGGGCAACACAGGGAAATCATTCAACCTATCATGGACATTCTGAAGAAACTACAGTTGCTATTCCTGCTATACCTCTGACGCTTCACATGCCTTTGCCGAGGAATTCACCTGGAGCTTCTGCTG ATGGACAGTACAAATTGTTGGCTGCACCTATCGAAGCAGTTCCAATTTCATACCGCCCTGCAGAACCCATCAGACAACCAAAAAGAAGTTTTTGTAATTTAGGTCCATTGCCAGGTGTTATGTCTGAACTGACCAGGCAAGAAAAAGGTCCACACCCTCTTGTGCATGCTACAGCTCTTGCTTGTGGTGCTCGTGTTGTTCCTGTTGAGGAGGCAGCTTCGCTGATCAAGGCCATCGAGTCCAAGATCAGATCTGGAGGGGCCAAAATAGCAAGATTACCTTCAAGCAGGTTGACACGTCTAGTTCCTGAGGCGATCTCCATGTCATCGTCTAGTGAAGATGGCGAGGAGAATGACCACAGTGAGCCACCGGCGGTGAATGTCGAAGGCTACTGCCATGATGATCAGATATCTGAGGAAATGAAGTTGCAAGGTGAGGCATCAGAGTTGGAAACTGATTTTGAGAATTGTTCTGGGCATGAAAACCATGATACTGCTGATTGCTGA
- the LOC123085322 gene encoding uncharacterized protein isoform X2, producing the protein MEISSHEPSEAEILIGHEDDTELTPCEGMQFESEDAARDFYSLYARHAGFRIRISRYTRSRHDNSIISRRIVCSKEGFHETRNCEGLHPDQKQQERTGTRVGCKAMIMIKKIDPGKWVVTKFVKTHNHGSVPPRKLDIRSAHQDLNPVEKPHSTEEDSVEEPAEGMEFDSEEAAKLFYINYARLNGFRARISRYCRSRRDNSIISRQIVCSKEGFREVRAKKEITDEGKTKRPRMITRVGCKAMIVVKKMNSGKWMVSKFEKEHNHSLLSSKQAPSTSNITSGENAEFAAKSSDPDEVKVEEYSAGIQCNSTDSLTVLYNQLCQEAIKFAKEGSVTEEIYHVAMSALKEAAEKVAQVKSCHPIMPHRGVSGSESKHKVVQMKTMSASQCSDVAKQKTTPSQLTVFQESVSKLMFIPTNLLTDSGLANSDSNHPSLCAFTSSGRQCGHGSECSYLHAENRKEDCPEKYQNSTSSRATQGNHSTYHGHSEETTVAIPAIPLTLHMPLPRNSPGASADGQYKLLAAPIEAVPISYRPAEPIRQPKRSFCNLGPLPGVMSELTRQEKGPHPLVHATALACGARVVPVEEAASLIKAIESKIRSGGAKIARLPSSRLTRLVPEAISMSSSSEDGEENDHSEPPAVNVEGYCHDDQISEEMKLQGEASELETDFENCSGHENHDTADC; encoded by the exons ATGGAGATTTCATCACATGAACCATCAGAAGCAGAAATTTTAATTGGACATGAAGATGACACAGAATTGACACCTTGCGAAGGTATGCAATTTGAGTCTGAAGATGCTGCAAGGGATTTTTACAGCTTGTATGCGAGACATGCAGGTTTTCGAATTCGGATCAGCAGGTATACCCGCTCCAGACATGATAATTCAATCATTTCTCGTCGTATTGTATGCTCAAAGGAGGGATTTCATGAAACACGTAACTGTGAAGGCCTCCACCCTGACCAAAAACAGCAAGAACGGACAGGTACTAGAGTTGGTTGCAAGGCTATGataatgataaaaaaaattgatcCTGGCAAATGGGTAGTTACTAAATTTGTGAAAACCCATAATCATGGATCAGTTCCACCAAGAAAACTTGATATTAGGTCAGCACATCAGGACCTTAATCCAGTTGAAAAGCCACATTCTACCGAGGAAGACTCTGTTGAGGAACCGGCTGAGGGAATGGAATTTGATTCTGAAGAAGCCGCGAAATTGTTCTATATAAATTATGCGAGGCTTAATGGTTTCCGTGCGCGTATTAGCAGGTATTGCCGTTCAAGACGTGATAATTCAATCATTTCTCGCCAGATTGTGTGCTCCAAGGAAGGCTTCCGTGAAGTTCGAGCCAAGAAAGAGATCACAGACGAAGGGAAAACGAAGCGCCCAAGAATGATAACCAGAGTTGGTTGCAAAGCTATGATTGTAGTGAAAAAGATGAACTCTGGAAAATGGATGGTATCTAAATTTGAGAAGGAGCATAATCATTCGTTGTTATCTTCTAAACAGGCCCCTAGTACATCGAACATTACTTCTGGAGAAAATGCTGAATTTGCTGCAAAGAGTTCAGATCCTGATGAAGTGAAGGTTGAGGAATACAGTGCAGGGATTCAATGTAATTCTACAGATTCACTCACTGTACTTTACAACCAATTATGTCAGGAGGCTATAAAATTTGCGAAAGAAGGATCAGTCACAGAAGAAATTTACCATGTGGCGATGTCTGCCTTGAAAGAGGCAGCAGAGAAGGTTGCTCAAGTCAAAAGTTGTCATCCAATAATGCCGCACCGTGGAGTTTCTGGTAGTGAAAGTAAACATAAGGTCGTACAGATGAAAACTATGAGTGCTTCGCAATGTTCAGATGTGGCCAAACAGAAAACAACACCTTCGCAGCTCACGGTGTTTCAAGAGTCTGTGTCCAAACTAATGTTCATTCCTACCAACCTGTTGACTGATTCCGGCTTAGCTAATTCTGATAGCAATCATCCGTCATTGTGTGCTTTCACCTCAAGTG GGAGACAATGCGGGCATGGATCAGAATGTTCCTATTTGCATGCTGAGAACAGAAAGGAGGACTGTCCTGAGAAATATCAG AATAGCACTTCGAGTCGGGCAACACAGGGAAATCATTCAACCTATCATGGACATTCTGAAGAAACTACAGTTGCTATTCCTGCTATACCTCTGACGCTTCACATGCCTTTGCCGAGGAATTCACCTGGAGCTTCTGCTG ATGGACAGTACAAATTGTTGGCTGCACCTATCGAAGCAGTTCCAATTTCATACCGCCCTGCAGAACCCATCAGACAACCAAAAAGAAGTTTTTGTAATTTAGGTCCATTGCCAGGTGTTATGTCTGAACTGACCAGGCAAGAAAAAGGTCCACACCCTCTTGTGCATGCTACAGCTCTTGCTTGTGGTGCTCGTGTTGTTCCTGTTGAGGAGGCAGCTTCGCTGATCAAGGCCATCGAGTCCAAGATCAGATCTGGAGGGGCCAAAATAGCAAGATTACCTTCAAGCAGGTTGACACGTCTAGTTCCTGAGGCGATCTCCATGTCATCGTCTAGTGAAGATGGCGAGGAGAATGACCACAGTGAGCCACCGGCGGTGAATGTCGAAGGCTACTGCCATGATGATCAGATATCTGAGGAAATGAAGTTGCAAGGTGAGGCATCAGAGTTGGAAACTGATTTTGAGAATTGTTCTGGGCATGAAAACCATGATACTGCTGATTGCTGA